In the Gossypium raimondii isolate GPD5lz chromosome 9, ASM2569854v1, whole genome shotgun sequence genome, one interval contains:
- the LOC105800093 gene encoding protein ASPARTIC PROTEASE IN GUARD CELL 1 — MAAASSNHFLLSFPLFLSFLFTSTLARLSPQTTTTTLDVSSSLSQAQHILSFDPQSLKAFAQTQTQPLFFNSSTSAAVFSVPLHSRGSVHKTHHTDYKALVLSRLERDSARVDSLSTKLLLALNGVKKSQLRPLPTQIQAEALSTPIISGTSQGSGEYFSRVGVGKPAKQFYMVLDTGSDINWIQCEPCNECYQQSDPIFNPSGSSTYSPVTCESKQCSSLEVSACRSGKCLYQVSYGDGSYTVGDFVTETVSFGNSGNMNGVALGCGHDNEGLFVGAAGLLGLGGGPLSLTSQIKATSFSYCLVDRDSTGSSTLDFNSGVPADSVIAPLMKSRKVNTFYYIGLTGFSVGGQAVNISPGLFEINESGEGGVIIDCGTAITRLQTQAYNALRDAFVKQTQGLPSASGVALFDTCYDLSSKSSVKVPTVSFHFGEGKSLDLPAKNYLIPVDSSGTFCFAFAPTSSSMSIIGNVQQQGTRVSFDLANNRVGLSSHKC; from the coding sequence CTTCCTCTCTTTCACAAGCTCAACATATACTTTCCTTCGACCCACAATCTTTGAAAGCTTTCGCTCAGACCCAAACCCAACCCCTTTTCTTCAACTCTTCTACTTCTGCTGCTGTTTTCTCTGTTCCACTTCACTCTAGGGGCTCCGTACACAAAACCCACCACACCGACTACAAAGCCCTTGTCCTATCCCGACTAGAGCGTGACTCCGCCCGTGTCGACTCTCTCTCTACCAAACTCCTACTCGCTCTCAATGGAGTCAAGAAATCCCAGCTCCGCCCACTCCCTACCCAGATCCAAGCTGAGGCACTTTCTACCCCCATTATTTCCGGAACAAGCCAAGGGAGTGGAGAGTACTTTTCCCGGGTCGGAGTCGGTAAACCGGCTAAACAATTCTACATGGTTCTTGATACTGGAAGTGATATCAACTGGATTCAGTGTGAGCCCTGTAACGAATGTTACCAACAATCCGACCCCATATTTAACCCATCCGGGTCCTCCACTTACAGCCCGGTTACTTGCGAATCAAAACAGTGCTCTTCTCTTGAAGTTTCCGCTTGCCGTAGCGGGAAATGCCTATACCAAGTCTCGTACGGTGATGGATCTTACACGGTGGGTGATTTCGTTACCGAGACAGTGTCGTTTGGAAACTCCGGTAACATGAATGGAGTGGCTTTGGGTTGTGGCCATGATAATGAAGGCTTGTTTGTTGGAGCGGCGGGGTTGCTTGGACTCGGGGGTGGACCCTTGTCTTTAACATCCCAGATTAAAGCGACATCGTTCTCTTACTGCTTAGTGGATCGTGATTCGACCGGCTCGTCGACTTTGGACTTCAACTCGGGTGTACCGGCCGACTCGGTGATCGCTCCATTAATGAAGAGCCGGAAGGTGAATACGTTTTATTACATCGGTCTCACCGGGTTCAGCGTAGGTGGGCAAGCGGTAAACATTTCCCCGGGGCTTTTTGAAATCAACGAGTCAGGAGAGGGAGGAGTGATCATAGACTGCGGGACTGCCATCACTCGGCTGCAAACTCAGGCATATAACGCGCTGCGAGACGCGTTTGTGAAACAGACACAGGGGTTGCCGAGCGCGAGTGGGGTGGCGTTGTTCGACACGTGTTACGACTTGTCGTCGAAGAGCAGCGTGAAGGTGCCAACGGTGTCGTTCCATTTCGGGGAAGGGAAATCACTTGATTTACCggctaaaaattatttaatcccCGTGGACTCCTCGGGAACGTTTTGCTTCGCTTTTGCTCCTACGTCGTCGTCTATGTCTATTATTGGGAACGTGCAACAACAAGGGACACGTGTTAGCTTCGACCTTGCTAATAATAGGGTTGGCTTATCTTCTCATAAATGTTAA